In a single window of the Oscillospiraceae bacterium genome:
- a CDS encoding S-layer homology domain-containing protein → MYRWAALLGAVVFLCAPAPVARMTAELGPAVVTAAVGDLAEEPAKDSIQDPAVPETDPAAPDTGAALAALYSDAGQIADWARSPVLSAHEAGLLIGSGGRFRPLAPVTRAELAMILSRLDETLTRSFVALGDVPEGAWYRDAALYAAETGLLDAPGGAFRPQHAATREEVAAAVARLYGLDTKAAQDAQAAGAFTVGDLTYAAAAYRPYIAAVFYEGIMVGNGVNFRPKSSITRQEMAKVLGTLLT, encoded by the coding sequence ATGTACCGATGGGCCGCGCTGCTGGGCGCGGTGGTGTTTTTGTGCGCGCCCGCTCCTGTGGCGCGGATGACAGCGGAGCTTGGCCCAGCCGTCGTAACCGCGGCCGTCGGGGACCTAGCCGAGGAGCCGGCCAAAGATTCCATACAGGATCCGGCTGTGCCGGAGACAGATCCGGCGGCGCCGGACACCGGGGCGGCGTTGGCCGCTCTCTACAGCGACGCGGGCCAGATCGCCGACTGGGCGCGGAGCCCGGTGTTAAGTGCCCACGAGGCGGGCCTTTTGATCGGATCCGGGGGGCGTTTTCGGCCGCTGGCTCCGGTGACGCGGGCGGAGCTGGCCATGATTCTCTCCCGCTTGGATGAGACGTTGACGCGAAGTTTCGTTGCGCTCGGCGACGTGCCGGAGGGGGCCTGGTACCGGGATGCCGCCCTCTACGCAGCGGAGACGGGCCTGCTGGATGCGCCAGGCGGCGCCTTTCGGCCACAACACGCCGCCACCCGCGAGGAGGTGGCCGCCGCCGTCGCGCGTCTCTATGGACTCGACACAAAGGCGGCGCAGGACGCCCAGGCGGCCGGAGCCTTCACTGTCGGGGATCTCACATACGCCGCCGCCGCCTACCGGCCCTATATCGCTGCTGTGTTCTACGAGGGTATCATGGTGGGCAACGGCGTCAATTTCCGCCCGAAGTCGTCCATCACCCGGCAGGAGATGGCGAAGGTTCTGGGCACGCTGCTCACATGA
- a CDS encoding chemotaxis protein codes for MEFTIAGNIFGINVAKVTEIMKYAPVKPMPNSHPDVEGVFKPRNMIITVIDLASYMRLSHRDDFERDMFIITNFNKMNVAFHVHTVEGIHRISWNEIEKPDSTIYGGQEGLATGIAKFHDRLITIIDFEKIVFDISPQSGIQMAEIQRLGPRERSEQPIIMAEDSTLLQKMMLEALDAAGYSNVMAFANGQEAWDALQALKTQDGAIRSKVSCVITDIEMPKMDGHRLTKLIKEDGELSQIPVIIFSSLIDEAMRLKGEELGANAQLSKPEIGKLVATVDEWIL; via the coding sequence ATGGAATTCACCATTGCTGGCAACATCTTTGGCATCAATGTGGCTAAGGTTACGGAGATCATGAAGTACGCGCCCGTCAAACCTATGCCGAATTCGCACCCGGACGTGGAGGGCGTCTTCAAACCGCGCAATATGATCATCACGGTGATCGACCTTGCCTCCTACATGAGGCTGTCGCACCGCGACGACTTCGAGCGAGACATGTTCATCATCACGAACTTCAACAAGATGAACGTGGCCTTCCACGTCCACACGGTCGAGGGGATCCACCGCATCTCGTGGAACGAGATCGAGAAGCCGGACAGCACGATCTATGGCGGTCAGGAGGGGCTTGCCACCGGCATCGCCAAGTTCCATGACCGACTGATCACCATCATCGACTTTGAAAAGATTGTGTTTGACATTAGCCCCCAGTCCGGCATCCAGATGGCGGAGATCCAGCGCCTGGGTCCGCGGGAGCGCAGCGAGCAGCCGATCATCATGGCCGAGGACTCTACGCTGCTGCAGAAGATGATGCTGGAGGCATTGGACGCGGCGGGCTATTCGAACGTTATGGCCTTCGCCAACGGTCAGGAGGCCTGGGACGCGCTGCAGGCGTTGAAGACCCAGGACGGGGCCATCCGCTCGAAGGTGAGCTGTGTAATCACCGACATCGAGATGCCAAAAATGGACGGTCACAGGCTCACGAAGCTCATCAAAGAGGATGGCGAGCTCAGCCAAATCCCGGTCATCATCTTCTCGTCCCTCATCGATGAAGCCATGCGGCTCAAGGGAGAGGAACTGGGCGCAAACGCGCAGCTCTCCAAGCCGGAGATCGGAAAACTCGTCGCCACGGTGGACGAGTGGATCCTCTGA
- a CDS encoding DMT family transporter produces the protein MRRESAARAVNLTLLLLVCVVFGYSFITVKELLTGGFPLFLLLGLRFLLGGALLLGLRPCRLLGGQARFQRAELQYGALLGVVTFAAYVFQTIGTGITTPAKNGLFTGLYVIFVPLLLMAVRRVWTARPLFAAALSFAGVLLISNVLFERFSLNAGDLLSVVCAAAFAVQIVLLGKYAPSVHPVNFTAVQLLTASALSLLVSLVWERPFAADVPWAEAWPGLLFLAVFPTGLSAFVQTFVQARLPAAAVAVVLCTESIFAVLFSVLTGYDRLTVPFLAGAALMVVSMFLSAVGSPAAPDRSAGAEAEEV, from the coding sequence ATGAGGCGTGAGAGCGCGGCGCGCGCCGTCAACCTCACACTGCTGCTGCTCGTCTGTGTTGTCTTCGGGTACAGCTTTATCACCGTCAAGGAGCTGCTCACAGGGGGGTTCCCGCTGTTTCTCCTGCTGGGCCTGCGCTTTTTGCTCGGCGGCGCGCTCCTGTTGGGTCTGCGGCCGTGCCGGCTGCTCGGTGGGCAGGCCCGGTTTCAGCGCGCCGAACTTCAATACGGCGCGCTGCTTGGGGTCGTCACATTCGCGGCGTACGTATTTCAAACAATCGGAACGGGTATCACCACTCCGGCGAAGAACGGGCTCTTCACCGGACTCTATGTGATCTTTGTGCCTCTGCTGCTGATGGCGGTCCGGCGTGTCTGGACCGCCCGGCCGCTGTTTGCGGCGGCGCTGAGCTTTGCGGGCGTTTTGCTGATCTCCAACGTGCTTTTTGAGCGTTTTTCACTAAACGCAGGCGACCTGCTGAGCGTGGTCTGCGCGGCGGCTTTTGCAGTGCAGATTGTACTGCTGGGAAAGTACGCTCCCTCGGTCCACCCGGTCAATTTTACCGCCGTCCAGCTGCTCACGGCGTCGGCGCTGTCTCTGCTTGTCTCCCTCGTGTGGGAGCGGCCCTTCGCGGCGGATGTCCCCTGGGCCGAGGCGTGGCCGGGTCTCCTGTTTTTGGCTGTGTTTCCGACGGGGCTCTCCGCCTTTGTACAGACCTTTGTGCAGGCGCGGCTGCCCGCCGCCGCCGTGGCGGTCGTGCTGTGTACGGAGTCGATCTTCGCGGTGCTGTTTTCCGTCCTTACCGGCTATGATCGGCTCACGGTTCCGTTTTTGGCCGGCGCCGCGCTGATGGTGGTCTCCATGTTCCTGTCGGCGGTCGGCAGTCCGGCGGCGCCGGACCGATCGGCCGGGGCGGAGGCGGAGGAAGTATGA